TCTGGTTTCGCGGGGCAACCTGGCGCGGCTGTCAATGATGGCATCGGCTGGCAGTGGTCGAACGACGAACCGTACGATTTCCAGGCTTGGAATGGCGGCGGCGAGCCGAACGACTATGCGACGGGTTTAGGGGTCACCGCCGGGACCGGCGAGGATGCCACGGAGTTGCTGACGAACGGCCTCTGGAACGACATCGGCGACGGCGACGGGATCGAGGACAACGGGACTCGGGCGTACTTGTACGAGTACGAGAACCGCTCAGCGACGCCGATCACCATTCCCGCCGCCAACAAGGCACCGACCCTGAGCACGACGCCCCTCAAGACGCCGGGCGGAACGGGTGGCAACGGCTTCGTGTCCGTTCGCAACGTTCACAACGGTGCGACGGGTGTCTCCGGCAACAACGGTGCGGTGAATCTGTTGCTCGACGGCGGCACAGTGGAAACCAACACCCAGCATGCGACGATCAACTTCAACGGGTTGAGCGGCGGCGCTGGCGGAAGCTTCTTCGGCGGTGACGTCGACTTCCCGTTGGTGACTGAAGGCGCCTTGGCCGGTGGCGACATCAATAACTTCGCCCTGCGGGCTCACGGCTACCTGGTCATCGAAGAAGGCGGAGATTACACCTTCGACGTGGCCACGGACGATAGCGGTGAGTTGTGGATCTACGACAAGACCTTCAGCAGTGCGACGAACGGCGCAGTCAGCCCGCACGGCTCGTTGTTGTTTGCCGGCGATCGTGGGCACGATCACACGCTTGGCGTCGTCAATCTCGCCCCGGGCGAGTACGAGTTCGAGTACGTGATGAATGAAAACGGCGGCGGTGCGTCGGCCGAATTGATCGCCGCGAAGGGCGCCTTCACCGCGTTCAGCCCGTTGGACTTCCGCCTCGTCGGCGGTGATCCGACTTCGGTCAGCTATGCCGGCGGCACCACGCCGAAGACGGGCGGTCAGTTCCAGATCACGGAAGTGCTGGCCCAGCCGGATGGATCGATTGTGATCGACACGCTTGCCAAGGCCAAGGCCTTGTTGCCCGCCGGCGATGGTGACGACGTGGTGGACAGCGCATTGTCCGACACGATCAACCATTCGGATCCGTTCAACTTTGCTGCTCGCAACGCGGCACGGTTCGCGGGCGACGCCGACTTCTTGACTGACGACGGCCTTGGTTTCGACGACAACGACTTCGTCTTCCAGGCGAAGAACACGGTCGTGATCACGACGGCCGGCGATTACACGTTCGGCTTCGATAGTGACGACGGCGCCCAGATCATTCTGGAAGGCGCTCAGTTCACGGCCGCGTTCGGACCTGGCATCGTCACAGACGCTGCCGGCGTCGCGACTCCCCTGGGGAACGCGCTGACCGCGGATATTTTGACCGGCAGCAGCTTGAGCGCTGCCTGGACGCATCTCGAACCGGGCGAGTACGACATCGAGTATACGATGTTCGAACGGGGCGCCGGCGCGCACGCCGAACTGTTCGTCGCGCCGGGTCGCGCTCCGGGCTTCAGCACCGACTTGTTCGAGTTGTTGAATCCTACGGGCGGCAAGGTGGTCGGGCCGCGCGAAATCGCCGGCGCCATCCAATTCGGCGATGGGATCTTTGATCCGGGCCAAGTGGGTGACACGGACGGCGACGGCGACGTCGATATCACCGACCTCAACAACGTCCGCAATAACTTTGCGGGCGCCGGGTTGGGCGACACCGATGGCGACAATGACGTCGATATCACCGACCTGAACAACGTTCGCAACAACTTCGGCGCTGGTTCGCCGGGTGCGCACGCGGTGCCGGAACCGTCGAGCATGGTGCTCGTCGGCCTCGGACTCGTCGGCTTGCTGGCCGCTCGTCGGTTCCGCAAGTAGGTAGTTGTGAACGTGTGTGAGTAACAATCATCAAGCGAGGCCAAGCGCCTCGCCTGAAAGAAACTGCAACCGCCGGGAGCTCGCTCCCGGCGGTTGTTTTTTTGCGCGATACAGAAGAGTTAACCGCGAGAGGCACGAAATAGCGCGAAAAAAAGGGTTGGAAAGCCCAAGGGGGCGAGCGAGGCGAGGCGATTGGGCGCTCAATAGCTGATCGTGCGAGAGTCGTCAAAGCGCGATTGCTCTGCCAGACTTTCGCGTCTTTTCGCGTGTTTCGCGGTGACTCTTGCTTCAGTAGCCTAAGAATGGCGCTGGGACGAGAAAGGCGTGCTGTTCGTACAGACTCCAGACGCCGTACCAGGACGTGAATTGCGTCATGAAGGTGATGAACGCAAACAGCGCCGCAACGGGCAGCATGAGCGCCCGAGCGCCCCAGCGCACGAAGAAAAATCGGGGGCGTTCACGCTTTTTCCCGCGCGCATACGCCCAGCCGGCGAGAATGCGGGCGGGCCACGCGAAGACAATGAAGAACAGGCTCGGAAGCCAGGCGGCTTCTCGCGGCGTGATCTCGATTTTGAACAAGTACAGCGGCGTCGCAAACACCAGTGCCGCCACGAGCGACAACAGAAACGCTACCGGCGCGCGAGCGAACATCCGCCGCATGGCTCGGAATTCAAACATCGCGGCGAAGCGATTCTCGGCTGCGAAGTGCGTTTGTGCGAGCAACACATAGAGGATCATGAACGTCAGCAACACGCCGCCCAAGAAACCCAGCACCGGCGCTTGCTGCGACATCGCCAGCATCGTGACCGGCAACAGCAACCATAGCCAGCCGCCGACAAAGCCGCGCAGGCCGAGCCAGAAGTAGTACGGCAGTCGCAACCCGACGACGAAACGGGCCAGGTCGTCGCGAGCTGCGGCGATGGCGTCGCGGCTGAAAAGACTTCGCACCAGGCGAATCGGCGCCGGCCAAAGAAACGATCGCAGCCGCCCGCCGCGCCAGGCCACGCTGGCGATGTGGCAGGTCGCGAGCAGCGTGCTCCCCGCCAACACAAGCGCCAACGTGCGACTCGTGGAGCTCTCAGGATCAATGATCCGGGCGTCGGTCAACAGCAGCGACAGCGCTCGCAACGGCCAGAGACAGAGCCAAACGCCGAGAGCAAATCCGCCCAATCGCGCCGCCTTCCGAACGCCGACAAAGCCATCCCTCATCCGTCCGGTGCGCGCGATGCGGCCGCTGGCTTCCAGCAAATAGCCAAGGCTGAGAAATTGCAGCACGGGGATGGTCGCCAAGATGGCCAGCCCCAAGATCAAAGCCGAGCACCCGAAGAACCATTCCATCACCGAACGTAGCCCGCTCAAGAGTCGTCGCGGCCACCAGCGTTCGTCGACCAGCACGGCGCGCACGATCGGCGCATCCGCAATCGAATTCAGTACGATTGCGTCGACGACTTCGTCCGTTTCGGCTGCCACCAGAGGACTCATTTGCCGTTGCTTCCCTGTGCGTCCGACCAAATCGTGGAGCGGATCCCCAGCTTATACCCGGGAATTCGCTCGAATTCGCCAAGCTCTTGGCATTTTTTCGGGAACCGCCCGATAGCATTCAATTCGAAGTGCTTGAAACCCTACCGCGGCAGCGCCTGGTACACTTAATGGGAGGGCTGCGAAGGAACCCCACTTAGGAAGTTGTCCGAATGGGTCTTTGGGCGAAAAACCTACTGTTCGCGACGGTGGTCCTCACCGGCCTGGGGGGCATGGCCTATGTCGTGCGCCCAGGTTACCGACCGGGTCGGCCGGAACAGCTTCCCGCCGTTCACTTTACGCCCAGTGAAGTGCAGGCCACGGTCGAAGGTCTCAATGCCGCATTGCGCCAGTCCTGGCAAACGGCTGGCGTCGCACCGGCGCCTCGCGCGGAGGATCTGGCGATCGCCCGGCGCATTTCGCTGGCGCTCACGGGTACGATTCCATCCCTGGAGGAGATCCGCAAGTTCGAGGCCTACCCCGGCGAGGGCCGCCTGGCCTGGTGGACCTCGCACCTGCTGGCCGACAGGCGCTCCGCGGATTATCTCGCCGAGCGCTTCACCCGGGCCTACGTGGGCGTGGTGGACGGGCCGTTTCTGTTGTTTCGGCGGCGGCGCTTTCGCATTTGGCTGGCGGATGAGTTGTACGCTAATCGACCCTACGACCAGCTCGTGCGCGATCTGATCGCCACCGACGGGGTCTGGACCGATCGCCCGGCGGCGAACTTCATCACCGCCACGA
This Planctomycetia bacterium DNA region includes the following protein-coding sequences:
- a CDS encoding PA14 domain-containing protein, which gives rise to MRKRSWISCAAALALSFGASSDALAQGRLFFTGPYGVGGTYNLYEVRGAGVRDYTPGGRVGRYTVELAAPVSFDTGAAMAQVPAIDGAGAVTEPVSGTAKVAHMGAFSGALAAQEHAFVVQQLQLIGANVLIGLTDDERYGGGESRTRPATGSDPTLNLENGCPAGNCAAEKNSGFAGQPGAAVNDGIGWQWSNDEPYDFQAWNGGGEPNDYATGLGVTAGTGEDATELLTNGLWNDIGDGDGIEDNGTRAYLYEYENRSATPITIPAANKAPTLSTTPLKTPGGTGGNGFVSVRNVHNGATGVSGNNGAVNLLLDGGTVETNTQHATINFNGLSGGAGGSFFGGDVDFPLVTEGALAGGDINNFALRAHGYLVIEEGGDYTFDVATDDSGELWIYDKTFSSATNGAVSPHGSLLFAGDRGHDHTLGVVNLAPGEYEFEYVMNENGGGASAELIAAKGAFTAFSPLDFRLVGGDPTSVSYAGGTTPKTGGQFQITEVLAQPDGSIVIDTLAKAKALLPAGDGDDVVDSALSDTINHSDPFNFAARNAARFAGDADFLTDDGLGFDDNDFVFQAKNTVVITTAGDYTFGFDSDDGAQIILEGAQFTAAFGPGIVTDAAGVATPLGNALTADILTGSSLSAAWTHLEPGEYDIEYTMFERGAGAHAELFVAPGRAPGFSTDLFELLNPTGGKVVGPREIAGAIQFGDGIFDPGQVGDTDGDGDVDITDLNNVRNNFAGAGLGDTDGDNDVDITDLNNVRNNFGAGSPGAHAVPEPSSMVLVGLGLVGLLAARRFRK